The following coding sequences lie in one Arachis hypogaea cultivar Tifrunner chromosome 4, arahy.Tifrunner.gnm2.J5K5, whole genome shotgun sequence genomic window:
- the LOC112795538 gene encoding uncharacterized protein has translation MAFWGVEVKSGRPFIHNYDDSKGRLHISMATLGFGSATTRSTLQCNVGNSSPVYLCSLYPGTTESLQLNLELEEVDQVVFTVIGARSIHLCGYYLGRTSRTTIFHGDSSESYGEDIADTENERSDFSDEDDLDDSFIDDNPNPEVFPPSPISNGEEASDDIKPEGKKSKHGRLRKKYCSVALDDDGDGGFEEKMIVNDSMDDQTKEIDNEDSLLISSVYKSKARQRILVDEINTGNSGAFDARNKNYEDDGDGNIQTDLETDNVLQDSQRDREATVSDKEKDVGDVKKSKKKKKEKQKETRNDDNDGDSIIQTALKTNNVLQDSQTHREAALSDKKKDVGDVKKSKKKKKEKEIKSSPNGHSIKLDKGEQDKPKIEMTLDTIAGQEQIKDGADDDKQTETVDKKLPSSDVGHVQDEKPKKKRKERQKEHIKQPTDNEEVETIEDAGKAKTKRRKKEQGNKDSHLEGEGSVEDRAHDFSNGNLNEEKVKKGKSKSKSKSKGNIEAKEE, from the exons ATGGCTTTCTGGG GAGTGGAGGTCAAATCTGGAAGGCCTTTTATCCATAACTATGATGATTCCAAAGGACGCCTCCATATTTCAATG GCTACATTAGGGTTCGGTAGTGCGACCACAAGAAGCACGCTGCAGTGTAACGTAGGCAATAGTAGCCCCGTGTATCTCTGCTCTCTCTATCCTGGAACCACCGAGTCATTGCAGTTGAATTTGGAGCTTGAGGAAGTCGATCAAGTTGTCTTCACCGTCATCGGAGCTCGCAGCATTCATCTCTGCGGTTACTATCTTGGCAGAACTTCTCGTACAACCATCTTCCATGGAGACTCTTC AGAGTCATACGGGGAGGATATTGCTGATACAGAGAATGAGAGGTCGGATTTCAGCGATGAAGATGATTTGGACGAtagttttattgatgataatcCTAATCCGGAGGTTTTCCCGCCCTCTCCAATTTCCAATGGAG AGGAAGCTTCTGATGATATAAAACCAGAAGGTAAGAAAAGCAAACATGGACGGCTTAGGAAGAAGTATTGTTCAGTAGCGttggatgatgatggtgatggggGTTTCGAGGAAAAGATGATTGTAAATGATAGTATGGATGACCAGACAAAAGAAATTGATAACGAAGATAGCCTGCTGATTTCATCTGTTTACAAGAGTAAAGCTCGTCAAAGGATCTTAGTCGACGAAATTAACACCGGTAATAGTGGAGCATTTGATGCAAGGAACAAGAACTACGAAGATGATGGTGATGGTAATATTCAAACAGATTTAGAAACTGACAATGTCCTTCAAGATAGTCAGAGGGATAG GGAAGCAACTGTGTCAGACAAAGAGAAAGATGTTGGGGatgttaaaaaatcaaaaaagaaaaagaaggaaaagcaaaaagaaaccaggaatgatgataatgatggcGATAGTATTATTCAAACAGCTTTGAAAACTAACAATGTTCTTCAAGATAGCCAGACGCATAG GGAAGCAGCTCTGTCAGACAAAAAGAAAGATGTTGGGGatgttaaaaaatcaaaaaagaaaaagaaggaaaaagaaatcaAGAGTTCCCCTAATGGGCATTCTATAAAACTAGATAAAGGTGAGCAAGATAAGCCAAAAATTGAGATGACCCTGGATACTATCGCAGGACAAGAACAAATCAAGGATGGCGCTGATGACGA CAAACAAACTGAAACTGTGGATAAAAAGCTGCCTTCCTCTGACGTTGGTCATGTACAAGATGAAAAACccaagaagaaaaggaaagagcgGCAAAAGGAACACATCAAACAACCTACAGATAATGA AGAAGTTGAGACTATAGAGGATGCTGGAAAAGCTAAaacaaaaaggagaaagaaagaacaaggaaaCAAAGATTCACATCTTGAAGGTGAAGG GAGTGTGGAAGATCGTGCTCATGACTTTTCCAATGGAAATCTAAATGAGGAAAAGGTTAAGAAAGGAAAGagcaaaagtaaaagtaaaagtaaagggAACATTGAGGCAAAGGAGGAATAA
- the LOC112795540 gene encoding protein CLT1, chloroplastic isoform X2: protein MTSLCLKILPGGATSSAGDVRFWQRRRLSAICGVPYVHSSPGRPGIVLRQPRQWRRWVAEKASHSGASECSRVQSSDGEKAGPMSSYAVGEFTAEDDRTIMNQAAKVVAAAAVTVVMGVGNRVLYKLALVPLKQYPFFLAQLATFGYVLVYFSILTIRYRVGIVTDEMLSMPKTPFLVVGLLEALGAATGMAAGAMLSGASIPILSQTFLVWQILLSMIFLGRRYKVNQLLGCFLVATGVVITVASGSGAGNSLKEAGIFWSLLMIVSFLFQAADTVLKEVIFLDATRKLKGRSVDLFVVNSFGSAFQALFICLLLPFLSKLWGVPFSQLPNYLKEGAACFLNVGSLSSGCNGAPLLPVLFIIVNMGFNISLLYLLKISSAVVSCLASTFSVPISIYVFTLPLPYLGVASSLPTGFLAGAIILITGLLVYAWTPSTGSSSASLTAST from the exons ATGACGTCACTCTGCCTGAAGATTCTCCCCGGCGGCGCCACCTCATCTGCCGGTGACGTCCGGTTCTGGCAACGGAGGAGGCTTTCTGCGATTTGCGGGGTCCCCTACGTGCACTCATCGCCGGGGAGGCCAGGGATCGTGCTGCGACAGCCGAGGCAGTGGCGGAGATGGGTGGCCGAGAAGGCGAGTCACAGCGGCGCGTCTGAGTGTTCCCGCGTTCAAAGCTCAGACGGCGAGAAGGCTGGCCCGATGTCGTCATATGCGGTAGGGGAATTTACGGCGGAGGATGACCGGACAATTATGAATCAGGCGGCGAAGGTGGTAGCAGCGGCGGCGGTGACGGTAGTGATGGGTGTAGGGAACAGGGTGCTGTATAAGCTCGCCTTGGTTCCTCTGAAGCAGTACCCTTTCTTCCTCGCTCAGCTTGCTACTTTCGG aTATGTACTTGTGTACTTCTCAATTTTGACTATTCGATATCGTGTGGGCATTGTCACTGATGAGATGTTATCAATGCCGAAAACACCATTTCTAGTTGTTGGTCTCTTGGAGGCTCTTGGTGCTGCCACGGGAATGGCAGCAGGAG CAATGCTATCTGGGGCATCAATTCCAATTTTGTCTCAG ACTTTCCTTGTGTGGCAAATTCTCCTGTCAATGATTTTTCTTGGGAGACGATATAAAGTCAACCAGCTGCTTGGATGCTTTCTTGTAGCCACTGGTGTAGTTATTACTGTAGCAAG TGGATCAGGTGCTGGGAATTCATTGAAGGAAGCTGGTATATTTTGGAGTCTTTTAATGATAGTTTCATTTTTATTCCAAGCAGCTGATACCGTGCTGAAG GAAGTAATCTTTTTGGACGCAACCAGGAAACTGAAG GGACGTTCTGTTGATCTCTTTGTCGTCAATTCCTTCGGGTCAGCATTCCAA GCACTATTCATATGCCTCCTGCTCCCATTCTTATCAAAATTATGGGGTGTCCCGTTCAGTCAACTCCCAAACTACCTCAAAGAAGGAGCGGCCTGCTTTCTGAATGTTGGGAGTTTGTCAAGTG GATGTAATGGAGCCCCCCTGCTACCTGTGCTTTTTATCATTGTCAACATGGGTTTCAATATCTCATTGCTTTATCTTCTCAAGATTTCTTCAGCTGTTGTCTCCTGTTTAGCATCAACATTTTCAG TCCCTATATCCATTTATGTGTTCACGTTGCCATTGCCGTACCTTGGTGTTGCCTCTTCTCTTCCAACAGGCTTTCTTGCAGGGGCTATCATTCTTATCACAGGCCTACTAGTTTATGCATGGACCCCTTCAACTGGTTCCTCGAGTGCTTCTTTAACGGCTTCTACCTAG
- the LOC112795540 gene encoding protein CLT1, chloroplastic isoform X1 — translation MTSLCLKILPGGATSSAGDVRFWQRRRLSAICGVPYVHSSPGRPGIVLRQPRQWRRWVAEKASHSGASECSRVQSSDGEKAGPMSSYAVGEFTAEDDRTIMNQAAKVVAAAAVTVVMGVGNRVLYKLALVPLKQYPFFLAQLATFGYVLVYFSILTIRYRVGIVTDEMLSMPKTPFLVVGLLEALGAATGMAAGAMLSGASIPILSQTFLVWQILLSMIFLGRRYKVNQLLGCFLVATGVVITVASGSGAGNSLKEAGIFWSLLMIVSFLFQAADTVLKEVIFLDATRKLKQGRSVDLFVVNSFGSAFQALFICLLLPFLSKLWGVPFSQLPNYLKEGAACFLNVGSLSSGCNGAPLLPVLFIIVNMGFNISLLYLLKISSAVVSCLASTFSVPISIYVFTLPLPYLGVASSLPTGFLAGAIILITGLLVYAWTPSTGSSSASLTAST, via the exons ATGACGTCACTCTGCCTGAAGATTCTCCCCGGCGGCGCCACCTCATCTGCCGGTGACGTCCGGTTCTGGCAACGGAGGAGGCTTTCTGCGATTTGCGGGGTCCCCTACGTGCACTCATCGCCGGGGAGGCCAGGGATCGTGCTGCGACAGCCGAGGCAGTGGCGGAGATGGGTGGCCGAGAAGGCGAGTCACAGCGGCGCGTCTGAGTGTTCCCGCGTTCAAAGCTCAGACGGCGAGAAGGCTGGCCCGATGTCGTCATATGCGGTAGGGGAATTTACGGCGGAGGATGACCGGACAATTATGAATCAGGCGGCGAAGGTGGTAGCAGCGGCGGCGGTGACGGTAGTGATGGGTGTAGGGAACAGGGTGCTGTATAAGCTCGCCTTGGTTCCTCTGAAGCAGTACCCTTTCTTCCTCGCTCAGCTTGCTACTTTCGG aTATGTACTTGTGTACTTCTCAATTTTGACTATTCGATATCGTGTGGGCATTGTCACTGATGAGATGTTATCAATGCCGAAAACACCATTTCTAGTTGTTGGTCTCTTGGAGGCTCTTGGTGCTGCCACGGGAATGGCAGCAGGAG CAATGCTATCTGGGGCATCAATTCCAATTTTGTCTCAG ACTTTCCTTGTGTGGCAAATTCTCCTGTCAATGATTTTTCTTGGGAGACGATATAAAGTCAACCAGCTGCTTGGATGCTTTCTTGTAGCCACTGGTGTAGTTATTACTGTAGCAAG TGGATCAGGTGCTGGGAATTCATTGAAGGAAGCTGGTATATTTTGGAGTCTTTTAATGATAGTTTCATTTTTATTCCAAGCAGCTGATACCGTGCTGAAG GAAGTAATCTTTTTGGACGCAACCAGGAAACTGAAG CAGGGACGTTCTGTTGATCTCTTTGTCGTCAATTCCTTCGGGTCAGCATTCCAA GCACTATTCATATGCCTCCTGCTCCCATTCTTATCAAAATTATGGGGTGTCCCGTTCAGTCAACTCCCAAACTACCTCAAAGAAGGAGCGGCCTGCTTTCTGAATGTTGGGAGTTTGTCAAGTG GATGTAATGGAGCCCCCCTGCTACCTGTGCTTTTTATCATTGTCAACATGGGTTTCAATATCTCATTGCTTTATCTTCTCAAGATTTCTTCAGCTGTTGTCTCCTGTTTAGCATCAACATTTTCAG TCCCTATATCCATTTATGTGTTCACGTTGCCATTGCCGTACCTTGGTGTTGCCTCTTCTCTTCCAACAGGCTTTCTTGCAGGGGCTATCATTCTTATCACAGGCCTACTAGTTTATGCATGGACCCCTTCAACTGGTTCCTCGAGTGCTTCTTTAACGGCTTCTACCTAG
- the LOC112795539 gene encoding bifunctional riboflavin biosynthesis protein RIBA 1, chloroplastic, with protein MASSISSSLNISSYSSAPPLFHPRASASQRFKLFNGLRLTNGQASELVFFRPSSKFSSTHSAISRIEAVGRELHPNPLGSDAAKKVESVTRINRFSDKDDEFDLDTPTQGFASIPEAIQDIRNGKMVVVVDDEDRENEGDLIMAAELVTPEAMAFIVKHGTGIVCISMKEEDLERLDLPLMVNSKDNDEKLRTAFTVTVDAKHGTTTGVSARDRATTVLALSSRDSKPSDFNRPGHIFPLKYREGGVLKRAGHTEASVDLAMLAGLNPVAVLCEIVDEDGSMARLPKLRQFAERTNLKIVSIADLIRYRRKRDKLVERAGAAVIPTMWGPFNACCYRSLIDGVEHIAMVKGEVGDGQDVLVRVHSECLTGDIFGSARCDCGSQLAIAMQQIEAAGRGVLVYLRGHEGRGIGLGHKLRAYNLQDDGRDTVEANEELGLPVDSREYGIGAQILRDLGVRSMKLMTNNPAKYVGLKGYGLTISGRIPLVALITKENRRYLETKRVKMGHVYGLKSNSELNPERGNGKPGVDDSKGATSQ; from the exons ATggcttcttctatttcttcttctctcaATATCTCCTCGTATTCTTCGGCACCACCTCTTTTCCACCCACGTGCTTCTGCATCCCAACGCTTCAAATTGTTCAATGGATTGCGCCTCACAAATGGACAGGCCTCCGAACTCGTGTTTTTCCGACCCTCCTCTAAATTCTCCTCTACTCACTCTGCTATCTCTAGAATTGAAGCTGTAGGGAGAGAACTGCATCCTAATCCGCTAGGCTCCGATGCTGCCAAAAAGGTTGAATCAGTTACGAGAATCAATCGGTTTTCCGATAAAGATGATGAATTTGATCTTGACACTCCCACACAAGGTTTTGCTTCCATCCCGGAGGCCATTCAAGACATTCGCAACGGAAAG ATGGTAGTTGTTGTAGATGACGAAGATAGAGAAAATGAAGGAGATTTAATCATGGCAGCAGAGTTAGTAACACCTGAGGCCATGGCTTTTATTGttaagcatggaactggcatagTCTGCATTAGCATgaaagaggaagatctcgagagACTGGATCTTCCACTCATGGTAAACAGCAAGGACAATGATGAAAAACTGCGCACAGCTTTCACAGTGACAGTGGATGCTAAACATGGTACCACAACAGGGGTGTCAGCTCGTGATCGAGCAACAACAGTCTTGGCCCTTTCATCTAGAGATTCTAAACCAAGTGATTTCAATCGCCCAGGCCATATTTTTCCACTAAAATACAGGGAAGGTGGTGTGTTGAAGAGAGCAGGACACACAGAAGCTTCAGTTGATCTTGCCATGCTTGCTGGTTTGAATCCAGTAGCAGTCCTATGTGAAATTGTTGATGAGGATGGTTCCATGGCACGATTGCCTAAGCTTCGCCAGTTTGCAGAGCGCACAAATTTGAAAATTGTATCTATTGCTGACTTGATTAGATATAGAAGGAAGAGAGATAAACTAGTAGAACGTGCTGGTGCTGCTGTTATACCAACAATGTGGGGACCATTTAATGCTTGCTGTTATAGATCACTTATAGATGGCGTGGAGCATATTGCAATGGTTAAGGGTGAAGTTGGAGATGGACAAGATGTTCTCGTGAGAGTACACTCAGAGTGTCTTACGGGAGATATATTTGGATCTGCAAGATGTGACTGTGGAAGCCAGCTTGCTATTGCAATGCAGCAGATCGAAGCTGCTGGTAGAGGTGTATTGGTCTATCTTCGTGGACACGAGGGAAGGGGGATTGGATTGGGTCATAAGCTTCGCGCTTATAACCTGCAGGATGATGGACGGGACACCGTAGAAGCCAATGAAGAGTTGGGATTGCCTGTTGACTCAAGAGAGTATGGAATTGGTGCACAGATACTGAGGGACTTGGGTGTTCGTTCAATGAAGCTGATGACAAACAATCCAGCAAAATATGTTGGGCTCAAAGGTTATGGTTTGACAATTTCTGGAAGGATTCCTTTGGTAGCACTTATTACAAAGGAAAACAGGAGATATTTGGAGACAAAGCGTGTGAAAATGGGTCATGTTTATGGACTTAAATCTAACAGTGAACTGAATCCAGAGAGGGGCAATGGTAAACCTGGTGTTGATGATTCTAAGGGTGCTACTAGCCAATAG
- the LOC112795542 gene encoding calcium-dependent protein kinase 2-like translates to MGNCCSQGNAADAPEADNAATATKGDSNQQQTTDNNGGTDNNNNNNNNNESPSTSPPASKPPPPSTTSPPSTTKPTKPGPIGPVLGRPMEDIKASYSLGKELGRGMFGVTYLCTHKATGKQFACKTIAKRKLVNKEDIEDVRREVQILYHLSGQPNIVELKGAYEDKQSVHLVMELCAGGELFDRIIAKGHYTERAAATLLRTIMEIVHTFHSLGVIHRDLKPENFLLLSKDEDAPLKATDFGLSVFYKQGDVFKDIVGSAYYIAPEVLKRKYGPEVDIWSVGVMLYILLCGVPPFWAESEHGIFNAILRGHVDFSSDPWPSISPSAKDLVRKMLNSDPKQRLTAYEVLNHPWVKEDGEAPDKPIDNAVLSRLKQFKAMNEFKKVALRVIAGCLSEEEIMGLKEMFKGMDTDNSGTITIEELKQGLAKQGTKLSEQEVQQLLDAADADGNGTIDYDEFITATVHMNRMNREEHLYKAFQYFDKDNSGFITTEELEQALHEYNIHDGRDINEIVQEVDVDNDGRINYEEFVAMMRKGQAEAHTKKRRESLNLHQ, encoded by the exons ATGGGCAATTGTTGCTCCCAAGGCAACGCCGCAGATGCCCCGGAGGCCGACAATGCGGCCACCGCAACCAAGGGAGACTCAAACCAACAACAAACCACAGACAATAATGGAGGCAccgacaacaataataataataataacaacaatgaaaGCCCATCCACAAGCCCTCCGGCCAGCAAGCCTCCACCACCCTCAACTACATCTCCTCCGTCAACAACAAAACCCACAAAGCCCGGGCCTATCGGGCCCGTGCTGGGGAGGCCAATGGAGGACATCAAAGCGTCATATAGTCTGGGTAAGGAGCTAGGTAGAGGCATGTTTGGGGTAACATATTTATGCACCCACAAGGCAACAGGAAAACAATTTGCATGCAAAACAATTGCGAAGAGGAAGCTAGTGAATAAGGAGGATATAGAGGACGTTAGAAGGGAGGTGCAGATCTTGTACCACCTGTCAGGGCAGCCTAACATCGTAGAGCTGAAAGGTGCCTACGAGGACAAACAATCTGTTCATTTAGTGATGGAATTGTGTGCGGGTGGTGAACTCTTTGATCGTATCATTGCCAAGGGACACTATACGGAGCGTGCCGCTGCTACCTTGTTAAGAACCATTATGGAGATTGTCCACACTTTTCACTCTCTTGGTGTCATTCATAGAGATCTCAAGCCTGAGAATTTCCTCTTGTTGAGCAAGGACGAAGATGCTCCCCTTAAAGCCACGGATTTTGGTTTATCCGTTTTTTACAAGCAAg GAGATGTTTTCAAAGACATTGTTGGTAGTGCATACTACATTGCACCTGAAGTATTGAAAAGGAAATATGGTCCAGAGGTTGATATATGGAGTGTTGGTGTTATGCTATACATTCTTTTATGTGGAGTTCCTCCATTTTGGGCAG AATCTGAACATGGCATATTCAATGCCATCCTAAGAGGTCACGTTGACTTTTCAAGCGATCCATGGCCTTCAATTTCACCATCAGCAAAAGATCTTGTACGAAAAATGTTGAATTCAGATCCTAAACAAAGGCTTACAGCTTATGAAGTTTTGA ATCATCCTTGGGTTAAGGAAGATGGAGAAGCACCAGATAAGCCTATTGATAATGCTGTGCTAAGTAGGCTCAAACAATTCAAAGCAATGAATGAATTCAAGAAAGTTGCTTTAAGG GTTATTGCAGGATGTTTATCAGAAGAAGAAATTATGGGGTTAAAGGAAATGTTTAAGGGAATGGACACTGATAATAGTGGAACCATTACAATTGAAGAACTTAAGCAGGGGCTTGCAAAGCAAGGGACAAAGCTATCAGAACAAGAAGTTCAACAATTACTGGATGCA GCAGATGCTGATGGAAATGGTACCATAGACTATGATGAATTCATCACAGCAACAGTGCACATGAACAGAATGAACAGAGAAGAACATCTTTATAAAGCCTTCCAATACTTTGATAAAGATAATAGCGG GTTTATCACCACTGAAGAATTAGAGCAAGCTCTCCATGAATATAACATCCACGATGGAAGAGACATCAATGAAATCGTTCAAGAAGTTGATGTAGATAAC GATGGTCGTATTAACTATGAAGAGTTTGTGGCAATGATGAGAAAAGGACAAGCTGAAGCTCATACAAAAAAGAGACGTGAATCACTTAATTTGCATCAATAG
- the LOC112795543 gene encoding syntaxin-22, translated as MSFQDIEAGRPFASRRGHINGKQDPTQAVAAGIFQINTAVSTFQRLVNTLGTPKDTPELREKLHKTRLHIGQLVKDTSAKLKQASEIDHQSNINANKKIADAKLAKDFQAVLKEFQKAQRLAAERETAYTPFVPQAAPSSYTPNESDAHSGKTPEQRALLVESRRQEVLFLDNEIAFNEAIIEEREQGIQEIQQQIGEVNEIFKDLAVLVHEQGAMIDDIGSNIEHSHATTAQARSQLAKASKTQRSNSSLTCLLLVIFGIVLLIVIVVLAA; from the exons ATGAGCTTTCAGGATATCGAGGCCGGCCGGCCGTTCGCTTCCCGCCGAGGCCACATCAACGGCAAGCAAGATCCCACGCAGGCGGTGGCTGCCGGAATTTTCCAGATCAACACCGCGGTCTCCACCTTCCAGAGGCTTGTCAACACCCTAGGAACCCCCAAAGACACCCCCGAGCTCCGGGAGAAGCT GCACAAGACAAGGCTGCACATTGGACAATTGGTGAAGGACACGTCAGCGAAGCTTAAACAAGCTAGTGAAATTGATCACCAATCTAATATCAAT GCAAACAAGAAGATAGCAGATGCTAAACTCGCGAAAGATTTTCAGGCCGTGTTGAAAGAATTTCAGAAGGCACAGCGACTTGCGGCAGAGAGGGAAACAGCTTACACCCCATTTGTTCCACAAGCAGCTCCATCCAG CTATACACCTAATGAATCAGATGCTCATTCTGGTAAGACTCCAGAACAGCGTGCCCTTCTTGTGGAATCCAGAAG GCAGGAGGTCTTGTTTTTAGATAATGAGATTGCCTTCAATGAGGCTATCATTGAAGAAAGAGAGCAAGGCATTCAAGAAATTCAGCAGCAAATTGGTGAAGTAAATGAAATTTTTAAAGATCTTGCTGTGCTTGTGCATGAACAGGGAGCTATGATTG atgatATTGGGTCCAACATTGAGCATTCCCATGCAACAACTGCACAAGCAAGATCGCAACTTGCTAAAGCTTCAAAGACTCAAAGATCAAATTCTTCTTTG ACATGCTTGCTTTTGGTGATATTTGGAATTGTGCTTCTAATCGTCATCGTTGTTCTGGCTGCTTAG